CAGTGCTCTACCAATCCATCAGTCTATGCATCCCCACAGAATGCAGGACACTTGTGTAATTTGTAACATTGCAGGAGTGAACAATGGAATCTATTATGACAGAATGAATTTGCCTTTGTGGTAAGCCCTTCATGTGATGGTGTCAATGATGCAAAACTAACTGGCAAACCTGCAGACTGGAAGGTATTGTTAGATTGAATACAATGGACAAGAGGAAGAAATGAGCTTTGAAGGAGCACTGTTTTATTTTAGTGAGTGTTTAGAGACTGGGATGTACTGCTgaagggaatgggagagaggggtTCAATCCGAACAACCAACATGGAATTTGGTTTTCATTCTGAACTGGAAGAATGTGCAGGACTGTGGTACCTACAGTGGATGCCATTGCTAAGTTACACTGCAGAAAtacaccaaggctccttagacagcactttaaGAACCATGATCACtcccatctaaaaggacaagggcagcaggtatatggcaacaccaccccctgccatTTCCACACACCATCTTCAGTTGGAAATGTATCATCACTCATTCACTCTGTGCACATTGGTCTTGTTGTCCAAGGGAGAGTTCTAAGTGGAACGATGTACAATGAGGCAACTTTGTCTATCTTGCAACCAGCTCACCCACCTGTCTACATTGGATTTATTAGTCCAGTTAATTTAGCTTTCTCACACTCCTCACTTACTTTGGTTCAATATGTGGTAAACATTGCATCTGAAGATTCTTTGGTGAATGTAAATTCCAGAATTGCAGCGCAATATTCAAATCTTTTCCTGCAGTTCTGTTAGTATATTGGGCAGTCTGAGATGCTGACCTTGGATGTGATATCAAAACAAAGCCACTTCTGCTTGTGTTATTGGATATTAAAGATCACAAGGCACCAGTACTCCTGGGTTTCCTCACCAATCTCCCTCCCTCAATTAACATTCCACACAAACCAAACAAAACAAATCTGCAATTCTGGATGtaaatttgcttgctgagcttCTCAAAATTTACTAATATCTGGAATTAATCAGATGACTGTTTGTCACAACTCAATCAATTTTGGTTATCAATTTCCTGACATATAAATTGAACATTTTTGAAAAAGATTTCAGTGTAGACTATGAAGGACTATGAGGCATCTGGTGGTCATCGATTTGAATTCTTCCCTCTACTTGTTGTTGTTGATCTTGGTGCACACTGGAGCAGTGAAGGTCTCTGATCCCACATACGGAATAACTTTTCAATGTCTCTTCCAGCTAACCTAGTGACGATTGTGATTCTCTTTCACAGAAAGTGTGGCATCACCAAGGGTACTTCTCTCTATCTGATTTCCATGGCGACAGCTGATCTACTGGTCATTGTATTCAATATCATACTTTTAACACTGCTTttcaaatatttcccagttttcCTGTTTTACACAGCAGTGTGCAGTTTTAACATTGTCATGGGCTATGCCGTGAAAGATTGCTCAGTCTGGCTGACCATTGCCTTTACTATTGACcgctttgtggccatttgttgccacaATCTGAAAGCCAGATATTGCTCTGCCAGAACAGCAGCCTCAGTCATAACCATTGTCTGGTCAGTGAGCACTTTGAGGAACATTCCATTTTACTTCAGATACCAATCTTTGGGCACATGGGGTGGTGTACCCTGGGGCTGTGGCATCAGACCAGAGTTCTTCATCTTGCCAGGATGGGTGGCATTTTTCTGGATCCACCAGCTGCTGAACCCATTGATCCCCTACCTCCTCATCCTGctgttcaatgctctgaccgtCAGGCACATTGTCTTGGCAAATCGGGCATGCAGGGGTCTTCGATCTCCCAGTAACAGGGACCAGAGAGGAGATGCAGAGATGGTCAACAGGCGGAAATCCATCATCCTGCTGTTTGTTGTCTCGGGCAGTTTTATATTATTGTGGATGCCCAAGGTCAGTGTTTTCTTACTGATGGAGATTACCAACAACCATTTTTACCCCAGTTATGACCATCCTGTTATGATCGCTGACATATCTGGGACTGTGCTCTTCTACCTGAGCTCCTGTACAAACACTGCCCTTTATGCTCTGACCCAGAGTAAATTCAGAGAGGAGCTGAAGAGGgctctgaaatatcccttcactctCATCCGTGAATGTATCCATACATCAAAATAAGGAAATTGATTGAGACTGAAGTTTGTGCCCCTCTCTGAGCTCTCACCATTTCACAGCGATGCAAAGTGTCCTATAATATGGAGACAGGTCCTTTGGTACAAACTGCTCCAGCCAaccaaaatatccatccacgctaacccccatttccctgtacgtagcccatatccttccaatcttTTCCTCTCCATgtctttgtccaaatgccttttaaatgttgttaatgtaccctccTCATCCACTTCCACCGACAGCCCATCCCATAtccatatcaccctctgtgtaaaaaaactctctggttccctttcattctttcccctctaaccttatgCTGAAGCCTTCTAGTCCTCAATTTCCCAATCCCGGGAAAATGTCTGAGTGCACTGAGccgatccatgcctctcatggtgcTATGTGCTTCGATAAagtcccctctcagtctcctgttcTCAAAAGAAAATTGTCCTCGTTTCTCCGagctctccctataactcagttcccttgagtcctggcaccatccttgtaaatttcttgtacattctttccAGTGTGATAACATTCTTCCAATCACAAAGTGACCAAAACAGAACACAATAATCTCCGTGCAGCCTCTCCTGTATAACTGCACCATAACTTCCCACCTTCactactcagtgccctgactgataagGCCAGTGtgacaaaagccttcttcactgccctgtctacctttgATTCCACTTTCACAggactgtgaacctgaactccaagttccattgcactccttaaggccctaccattcaccatgaaattcctccCTTTATTTGACTTTCCCAAAATGCGAAACCAAACACTTaactgcattaaactccatttgccatttctcagcctattTCCCCAGGTAATCAATATCTTGcaacaatttctgataacctccctcactgtgcaagataccgcctattttagtgtcatctgcaaactgactaatcatgccttgtacattttcatccaaatggttgatatagataacaaacagtcatggtcccagcaccgacccctgaggcactccactagtcacaggcttccagtctgacaagcatccttccacaatTATGCTCTGCGtccgaccatcaagccaattttgtatccaatttgccagctcatcCTGCATTACATGCGATCCAACCTTCCAGAGCACCCTTAGCAATGGCCAAACTGAAATATAAATTGATTGCTTCTATCGCCCTGCTGTTTTCAACCTTCATGTTCACTTCATCAATAcgctctaacaaatttgtgaggcatgatctcca
The DNA window shown above is from Chiloscyllium punctatum isolate Juve2018m chromosome 34, sChiPun1.3, whole genome shotgun sequence and carries:
- the LOC140458952 gene encoding probable G-protein coupled receptor 139, translating into MATADLLVIVFNIILLTLLFKYFPVFLFYTAVCSFNIVMGYAVKDCSVWLTIAFTIDRFVAICCHNLKARYCSARTAASVITIVWSVSTLRNIPFYFRYQSLGTWGGVPWGCGIRPEFFILPGWVAFFWIHQLLNPLIPYLLILLFNALTVRHIVLANRACRGLRSPSNRDQRGDAEMVNRRKSIILLFVVSGSFILLWMPKVSVFLLMEITNNHFYPSYDHPVMIADISGTVLFYLSSCTNTALYALTQSKFREELKRALKYPFTLIRECIHTSK